A genomic segment from Amygdalobacter nucleatus encodes:
- the malQ gene encoding 4-alpha-glucanotransferase — translation MNMQRAAGLLMPITALPSPYGVGTLGQEARNFVDFLQAAKQTYWQILPVCPTGYGDSPYQSYSTFAGNPYWIDLDDLCQASLLNQEDYQNIHWFESENRVDYGLLYQNRINVLKIACDRLRNHALFGEFQAFVNEESSWLNAYALFMVFKQKFNGQAWQTWDEYFRYYDQNKLASWLQEYANDVYYWQAIQFLFFKQWWALRQYAIERGIKFIGDLPIYVASDSVDVWSNPSQFMLDANLNPTEVAGCPPDGFSPDGQLWGNPLYNWQSMREDRYAWWMRRFAHQFKIYQVLRLDHFRGFDAFYAVPFGDTTARNGRWITGPGIDFFNCIKENFPNQEMIAENLGFTTDSVVKLLNDSGLPGMYVMEFAFFNRNENADYLPHNFIPNSCVYLGTHDNNSVMGWARDDVSADVVQYVKEYINLNEHEEFNWGMMRSAWASVSNLAIMQVQDLLGLGSESRINLPATLGNNWTWRMQKGALTYDIAKRVAYFMDLYKRK, via the coding sequence TTGAATATGCAACGTGCAGCTGGTTTACTTATGCCAATTACAGCCCTGCCATCACCATACGGTGTAGGTACTTTGGGCCAAGAAGCTCGCAATTTTGTGGACTTTTTGCAGGCAGCCAAACAAACTTACTGGCAAATTTTACCCGTTTGCCCAACTGGTTACGGTGATTCGCCTTATCAATCTTATTCAACTTTCGCAGGCAACCCTTATTGGATTGACCTAGATGATTTGTGTCAAGCAAGTCTTCTCAATCAAGAGGACTATCAGAACATTCATTGGTTCGAATCTGAAAATCGTGTCGATTATGGTCTTCTGTATCAGAATCGCATCAATGTGTTGAAGATTGCTTGTGATCGTTTGAGAAATCACGCTTTATTTGGCGAATTTCAAGCTTTTGTTAATGAAGAAAGTTCATGGCTCAATGCCTATGCCCTATTCATGGTCTTTAAGCAAAAATTCAATGGTCAAGCTTGGCAAACATGGGATGAATATTTCCGTTACTACGATCAAAATAAGCTAGCTAGTTGGCTCCAAGAGTATGCTAATGACGTGTACTATTGGCAAGCAATTCAATTCTTGTTCTTCAAGCAATGGTGGGCTTTGCGTCAATACGCTATTGAGCGTGGCATTAAATTTATCGGTGATTTGCCAATTTATGTAGCTAGCGATAGTGTCGATGTTTGGTCTAATCCAAGTCAATTCATGCTGGATGCTAACTTAAATCCAACTGAAGTAGCTGGTTGCCCACCAGATGGATTCTCACCCGATGGCCAACTTTGGGGCAATCCTCTCTACAATTGGCAAAGCATGCGTGAAGATCGTTATGCTTGGTGGATGCGCCGTTTTGCTCACCAATTCAAAATTTATCAAGTTCTGCGTTTAGACCATTTCCGTGGTTTCGATGCTTTCTATGCCGTACCATTTGGCGATACAACTGCTCGTAATGGTCGCTGGATAACAGGCCCTGGCATTGATTTCTTCAATTGTATTAAAGAGAATTTCCCAAATCAGGAGATGATTGCTGAAAATCTCGGTTTCACGACTGATTCTGTGGTCAAGTTGTTGAACGACTCAGGCTTGCCTGGTATGTATGTGATGGAATTTGCTTTCTTCAACCGAAACGAAAATGCTGACTATCTACCACATAATTTCATTCCAAATTCTTGTGTCTATCTCGGCACGCATGATAATAATTCTGTCATGGGTTGGGCTCGTGATGATGTAAGCGCTGATGTTGTGCAATATGTAAAAGAATATATCAATCTGAATGAGCATGAAGAATTTAACTGGGGCATGATGCGCTCAGCTTGGGCTTCAGTCAGCAATTTGGCTATCATGCAAGTGCAAGATCTGTTAGGTTTAGGTTCTGAAAGTCGCATCAATTTGCCAGCTACACTGGGTAACAACTGGACTTGGCGTATGCAAAAAGGCGCTTTGACCTACGATATAGCAAAGAGAGTTGCTTATTTCATGGATCTATATAAACGTAAGTAA
- a CDS encoding glucosaminidase domain-containing protein, translated as MSNEPAKEDKNSNKVNSSPTLPQGTDAVKVRNKDDFQPLVDIKEPSLINLLKFSQIDEKRRQSEWQANYGQTNAAANLTEPKALGRRIEHLPENSPKASTFPFSAISKAAQTNMKTSFNKFEDKLAHDFSKAPQAISKNPANSKLQTGPGTKVRRRQSKKARIAYSFLAFSVVLLLAVIGVVIWQQKHKPVEMNFQLRLKKYEKSIIASARETGVWPSVTAAQLYIEAGDGPNKLADLDNNGFGLKWHDNMARRHRNLAWPVTYETKEYIDGEYVTIDDLFGKFANFEIGLFEHDRIWWNGYHEEARQVLMNLETGTRDEFISAILHYATDPSYRAAITKVIQEQKLDYLDELAFPNGKRLQAGFLDLQTRAEKEAIQEAVDKLKEEKAKELEQAKKEQPKNDKPKAPETEANKELTEADLTSEQKQAALDSVKEKMFRSLGSYPDDGYNVRDLKNENLQTALKR; from the coding sequence ATGAGTAACGAACCAGCAAAAGAAGATAAAAATTCCAACAAGGTCAATTCAAGCCCAACTTTACCCCAAGGAACTGATGCAGTTAAAGTACGAAACAAGGACGATTTTCAGCCACTTGTTGATATTAAAGAGCCAAGTCTAATTAATTTGCTTAAATTTAGCCAGATCGATGAAAAAAGACGGCAGTCTGAGTGGCAAGCTAATTATGGCCAAACAAATGCAGCTGCTAATTTAACTGAACCAAAAGCGTTAGGACGTAGAATAGAGCATTTGCCTGAAAATTCGCCTAAAGCTTCTACCTTTCCATTCAGCGCAATCTCTAAGGCAGCACAAACTAACATGAAGACTTCCTTTAATAAGTTTGAGGACAAGCTTGCACATGATTTTTCGAAAGCTCCGCAGGCAATTTCGAAAAATCCAGCCAATTCGAAGCTCCAAACTGGCCCTGGAACAAAAGTTAGACGTAGACAGAGTAAAAAAGCCCGCATAGCCTATAGCTTTTTAGCTTTTAGCGTTGTGCTTTTACTCGCTGTTATCGGGGTAGTTATTTGGCAACAAAAACATAAGCCAGTAGAGATGAATTTCCAGTTGCGCTTAAAAAAGTACGAAAAATCAATTATTGCTTCAGCTAGAGAAACTGGTGTCTGGCCGTCAGTTACAGCCGCTCAGCTTTATATAGAAGCTGGCGATGGCCCTAACAAATTGGCCGATTTAGACAACAATGGCTTTGGCTTGAAGTGGCATGACAACATGGCGCGCCGACATCGTAATTTAGCTTGGCCTGTAACTTACGAAACCAAAGAATACATCGATGGTGAATATGTGACAATCGATGATCTGTTCGGCAAATTTGCTAACTTTGAAATAGGCTTATTTGAACATGATCGCATTTGGTGGAACGGTTATCACGAAGAAGCAAGGCAAGTTTTGATGAACCTTGAAACAGGCACACGGGACGAATTTATTTCTGCTATCTTACATTACGCAACCGATCCGAGCTATCGAGCTGCAATTACCAAGGTAATTCAAGAGCAAAAGCTAGATTACTTGGATGAATTAGCTTTCCCTAACGGTAAACGTCTGCAAGCAGGCTTTCTAGATTTACAGACACGAGCTGAAAAAGAGGCAATACAGGAAGCTGTCGATAAGCTGAAAGAGGAAAAGGCGAAAGAACTTGAGCAGGCGAAGAAAGAGCAGCCTAAGAACGATAAACCGAAAGCGCCAGAAACAGAAGCAAACAAAGAACTGACAGAAGCAGATTTGACTTCTGAACAGAAACAAGCAGCGTTAGACAGCGTGAAAGAAAAAATGTTCCGCTCACTTGGTAGCTACCCTGATGATGGCTATAATGTACGTGATTTGAAAAACGAAAATTTACAGACAGCGTTGAAACGCTAG
- a CDS encoding Mur ligase family protein, with translation MQTKLIRRDISFGQQLMCHFAAYLAMLSRWLLRNILHRGATAFPGQIAKRLVPNFLGYLAENRQLIFVTGTNGKTTTVRLLVKILENAGLKVVTNISGANLEDGIIAAFLEHYQELLKEPWQPEQSKLVFVMEIDEAFFSRLGKLMPWQMAVVTNLFRDQLDRYGELANTRKLISNGLNKQTDAIFVTCADDAMSMSLQSCHNGEFYCFGMDESNMQPGSPSIFGDGTFCFFCGSRLNYSAYSYAHLGFYECPNCHYRHVDTSLTFSKSADSKTENTYDFKYGEQTVSANLAIEGEHNAYNAACALLAAKVYLKRRQRKGLIVQTKGASLPALAQTLSTTKAAFGRMERIKIDNDRSICMILVKNPAGFTLAWNYVAAQADLGSLCLALNAHVNDGKDVSWIWDIDLESKGMQAADFSAKLGEDYQIFIGGERGNDMATRLYYANFPLDKLKVMPDFANLLEAALAKLPKGKCLYCLPNYTTMLAIRDYLVKKYNLTDFWR, from the coding sequence ATGCAGACCAAATTAATTAGAAGAGATATTAGTTTCGGGCAACAATTAATGTGCCATTTTGCAGCCTATTTGGCGATGCTTAGTCGCTGGCTTTTAAGAAATATTTTGCATCGAGGCGCAACAGCTTTCCCAGGCCAAATTGCCAAACGGCTTGTACCTAATTTTTTAGGCTATTTAGCTGAAAACAGGCAACTTATCTTTGTGACAGGTACGAATGGCAAAACAACTACAGTGCGTTTGCTGGTGAAAATTCTGGAAAATGCGGGCTTAAAAGTTGTAACTAATATTTCAGGCGCCAATTTGGAAGATGGCATTATCGCAGCCTTTCTTGAACATTATCAAGAACTATTAAAAGAACCTTGGCAGCCAGAGCAGTCGAAATTAGTTTTTGTGATGGAAATTGACGAAGCTTTTTTCAGCCGCTTAGGTAAGTTGATGCCATGGCAGATGGCAGTCGTGACGAATTTGTTCAGAGATCAACTTGACCGCTATGGCGAATTGGCTAACACCCGTAAATTGATTAGTAATGGCCTTAATAAACAGACAGATGCAATTTTTGTAACCTGTGCTGATGATGCCATGAGCATGAGTCTACAATCTTGCCACAATGGCGAGTTTTATTGCTTTGGCATGGATGAGTCAAACATGCAGCCAGGCAGCCCGAGCATCTTTGGCGATGGCACTTTCTGCTTCTTTTGTGGAAGTAGACTTAATTATTCAGCTTACAGCTATGCCCACCTAGGCTTTTATGAGTGCCCTAATTGTCACTATCGCCATGTAGATACGTCTTTGACTTTCTCTAAATCAGCTGATTCTAAAACTGAGAATACGTATGATTTCAAGTACGGCGAGCAAACAGTTAGCGCCAATTTGGCGATAGAGGGTGAACACAATGCTTACAATGCAGCTTGCGCACTCTTAGCAGCCAAAGTCTATTTGAAAAGACGGCAACGTAAGGGCTTAATTGTCCAAACTAAAGGTGCGAGCTTGCCTGCTTTAGCCCAAACTCTTAGTACAACCAAGGCTGCATTTGGCCGCATGGAACGCATCAAGATTGACAATGACAGAAGCATTTGCATGATTTTAGTCAAAAATCCAGCTGGCTTTACACTAGCTTGGAATTATGTAGCAGCGCAGGCTGATTTAGGCAGCTTGTGCTTAGCTTTGAACGCTCATGTCAACGATGGCAAAGATGTGTCTTGGATTTGGGATATTGACTTAGAATCTAAAGGCATGCAGGCAGCTGATTTTAGCGCTAAGCTTGGCGAAGATTACCAGATCTTTATCGGTGGTGAGCGTGGCAATGACATGGCAACAAGACTTTATTACGCTAATTTCCCATTAGATAAGCTCAAAGTTATGCCTGATTTTGCTAACTTATTGGAAGCGGCCTTAGCTAAATTGCCTAAGGGTAAGTGCCTGTATTGTTTGCCTAACTACACAACGATGTTAGCAATTAGAGACTATCTTGTGAAAAAATACAATTTGACAGATTTTTGGCGTTAA